One Anguilla rostrata isolate EN2019 chromosome 15, ASM1855537v3, whole genome shotgun sequence genomic window carries:
- the nme9 gene encoding thioredoxin domain-containing protein 6 isoform X1 has protein sequence MAGKKKEVSLQMTVTNQEQWDEMLTIKGLNVVDVYQQWCGPCRAVVSLFRKVKNELGDDLLHFSTAEADSIDALEKYRGKCEPTFLFYGGGELVAFLRGANAPLLQKMVLEELTKEKKVLEQGAERRAVKDEGLMEEEEEEVVDNEQSDEDVLVPASKSYTVAIVKPDAVAHGKANEIIMKIQEAGFEILAHEERALSEAESRDFYRHKAAEPCYEELVQFMSSGPCHVLVVSSQEGSDDVIPAWREFIGPADAEEARRDKPESLRAQYGTETLFNAVHGSDDSDRASRELAFFFPNFRTGSALGQAGAEEDPAERTLAIIRPEAAREHREEILFRIQEAGFAIALQKEVVLTEEQVRQFYSQHTEEDYFPALLQNMTSGPVLALALVRTGAVERWRDMLGPKNVTRAKEEEPESLRARFAPEDDPVNQLHGSGSPEEAERELGFFFPREHTLAVIKPDALEEHREEILRRVREAGFAVTRAKETVLSREMAEEFYREHRDKPFFGQLVEFMSRGPCLLMALAKENAVEEWRAMMGPADPARAKEEAPDSLRARFAADVLRNAVHGSSSREHASAKIRFVFGDIQSDQGPELGREDRAEEAKINGLESDIPPGDPSVTEPPEPAPGESREAGSEEEQSQPGGQSAQEEAEAAPDPGAETGSGNGPQEDALSAEHSENPQNSHKGDPGGPPGEGHHNTHSPAGEGEGKPV, from the exons ATGGCTGGCAAAAAGAAAGAAGTGAGTTTGCAG ATGACTGTCACGAACCAAGAGCAATGGGATGAAATGCTAACGATAAAGGGGCTGAATG TGGTCGATGTGTATCAGCAATGGTGTGGTCCCTGCCGCGCTGTCGTCAGCCTTTTCCGGAAAGTGAAGAACGAGTTGGGGGATGACCTGTTGCATTTTAGCACG GCAGAAGCAGACAGCATTGATGCCCTGGAGAAGTACAGGGGAAAGTGTGAACCTACATTTCTGTTCTACGGA GGTGGAGAACTGGTTGCCTTCTTGCGAGGGGCAAATGCTCCTCTCCTGCAGAAGATGGTGTTGGAGGAGCTGACCAAGGAGAAGAAGGTTCTGGAACAGGGAGCAGAGCGCAGGGcg GTGAAAGATGAAGGTCtgatggaggaggaagaagaagaggtcGTTGACAATGAGCAAAGTGATGAAGATGTGCTCG TTCCTGCCAGCAAATCATACACAGTGGCGATCGTAAAACCGGACGCCGTTGCGCATGGCAAAGCTAATGAAATCATAATGAAG ATCCAGGAGGCGGGCTTCGAGATCCTTGCCCACGAGGAGCGAGCTCTGAGCGAGGCGGAGTCGCGGGATTTCTACCGGCACAAGGCCGCCGAG CCTTGCTACGAGGAGCTGGTGCAGTTCATGTCCAGCGGCCCCTGCCACGTCCTGGTGGTGTCCAGCCAGGAGGggtctgatgatgtcatcccagCATGGCGGGAGTTCATTGGTCCAGCGGATGCCGAAGAGGCCAGGAGAGACAAGCCAGAGAG CTTAAGGGCCCAGTACGGCACGGAGACGCTCTTCAACGCCGTGCACGGCAGCGACGACAGTGACCGGGCCAGCAGGGAGCTGGCCTTCTTCTTCCCCAACTTCAGGACCGGCTCCGCCCTGGGCCAGGCCGGGGCGGAGGAGGACCCCGCCGAACGGACACTGGCTATCATTCGTCCCGAGGCGGCCAGAGAGCACAGAG AAGAGATCCTCTTTCGCATCCAGGAGGCGGGCTTCGCCATCGCCCTGCAGAAGGAGGTGGTGCTGACGGAGGAGCAGGTCAGGCAGTTCTACAGCCAGCACACGGAGGAGGACTACTTCCCCGCACTCCTCCAAAACATGACCAG CGGGCCCGTGCTGGCCCTCGCATTGGTCCGGACGGGAGCCGTCGAGCGCTGGAGGGACATGCTGGGGCCCAAAAATGTCACCAGGGccaaggaggaggagcctgAAAG CCTGCGGGCGAGGTTCGCCCCGGAGGACGACCCCGTCAACCAGCTCCACGGCAGCGGAAGCCCGGAGGAGGCGGAGCGGGAACTCGGGTTCTTCTTCCCCCGCGAGCACACGCTGGCCGTCATCAAGCCCGACGCCCTGGAGGAGCACAGAG AGGAGATCCTGCGGCGCGTCCGCGAGGCCGGCTTCGCCGTCACCCGCGCCAAGGAGACCGTCCTGTCCCGGGAGATGGCCGAGGAGTTCTACCGGGAGCACCGGGACAAGCCCTTCTTCGGCCAGCTGGTGGAGTTCATGTCccg GGGCCCCTGCCTGCTGATGGCCCTCGCCAAGGAGAACGCCGTGGAGGAGTGGAGAGCCATGATGGGCCCCGCCGACCCCGCCCGGGCGAAGGAGGAGGCCCCGGACTCCCTGAGGGCCCGCTTCGCCGCCGACGTCCTGCGGAACGCCGTCCACGGCTCCTCCAGCCGGGAGCACGCCAGTGCGAAGATCCGCTTCGTCTTCGGGGACATCCAATCAG ACCAGGGACCCGAGCTGGGCAGGGAGGACCGTGCGGAGGAGGCTAAAATTAACG gactggagtcagACATCCCCCCTGGTGACCCCAGTGTCACAGAGCCCCCCGAGCCCGCCCCGGGGGAGAGCCGCgaagcaggaagtgaggagGAACAATCACAGCCCGGCGGCCAAAGCGCCCAAGAAG aggcagaggcagcaCCGGACCCGGgcgctgaaacaggaagtggaaatggCCCACAGGAGGACGCCCTGAGCGCTGAGCACAGCGAGAACCCCCAAAATTCACACAAGGGGGACCCCGGAGGCCCGCCAGGTGAAGGGCACCACAACACCCACAGCCCAGCAGGGGAAGGTGAGG GAAAGCCTGTCTGA
- the nme9 gene encoding thioredoxin domain-containing protein 6 isoform X2, with product MAGKKKEVSLQMTVTNQEQWDEMLTIKGLNVVDVYQQWCGPCRAVVSLFRKVKNELGDDLLHFSTAEADSIDALEKYRGKCEPTFLFYGGGELVAFLRGANAPLLQKMVLEELTKEKKVLEQGAERRAVKDEGLMEEEEEEVVDNEQSDEDVLVPASKSYTVAIVKPDAVAHGKANEIIMKIQEAGFEILAHEERALSEAESRDFYRHKAAEPCYEELVQFMSSGPCHVLVVSSQEGSDDVIPAWREFIGPADAEEARRDKPESLRAQYGTETLFNAVHGSDDSDRASRELAFFFPNFRTGSALGQAGAEEDPAERTLAIIRPEAAREHREEILFRIQEAGFAIALQKEVVLTEEQVRQFYSQHTEEDYFPALLQNMTSGPVLALALVRTGAVERWRDMLGPKNVTRAKEEEPESLRARFAPEDDPVNQLHGSGSPEEAERELGFFFPREHTLAVIKPDALEEHREEILRRVREAGFAVTRAKETVLSREMAEEFYREHRDKPFFGQLVEFMSRGPCLLMALAKENAVEEWRAMMGPADPARAKEEAPDSLRARFAADVLRNAVHGSSSREHASAKIRFVFGDIQSDQGPELGREDRAEEAKINGLESDIPPGDPSVTEPPEPAPGESREAGSEEEQSQPGGQSAQEEAEAAPDPGAETGSGNGPQEDALSAEHSENPQNSHKGDPGGPPGEGHHNTHSPAGEETPPP from the exons ATGGCTGGCAAAAAGAAAGAAGTGAGTTTGCAG ATGACTGTCACGAACCAAGAGCAATGGGATGAAATGCTAACGATAAAGGGGCTGAATG TGGTCGATGTGTATCAGCAATGGTGTGGTCCCTGCCGCGCTGTCGTCAGCCTTTTCCGGAAAGTGAAGAACGAGTTGGGGGATGACCTGTTGCATTTTAGCACG GCAGAAGCAGACAGCATTGATGCCCTGGAGAAGTACAGGGGAAAGTGTGAACCTACATTTCTGTTCTACGGA GGTGGAGAACTGGTTGCCTTCTTGCGAGGGGCAAATGCTCCTCTCCTGCAGAAGATGGTGTTGGAGGAGCTGACCAAGGAGAAGAAGGTTCTGGAACAGGGAGCAGAGCGCAGGGcg GTGAAAGATGAAGGTCtgatggaggaggaagaagaagaggtcGTTGACAATGAGCAAAGTGATGAAGATGTGCTCG TTCCTGCCAGCAAATCATACACAGTGGCGATCGTAAAACCGGACGCCGTTGCGCATGGCAAAGCTAATGAAATCATAATGAAG ATCCAGGAGGCGGGCTTCGAGATCCTTGCCCACGAGGAGCGAGCTCTGAGCGAGGCGGAGTCGCGGGATTTCTACCGGCACAAGGCCGCCGAG CCTTGCTACGAGGAGCTGGTGCAGTTCATGTCCAGCGGCCCCTGCCACGTCCTGGTGGTGTCCAGCCAGGAGGggtctgatgatgtcatcccagCATGGCGGGAGTTCATTGGTCCAGCGGATGCCGAAGAGGCCAGGAGAGACAAGCCAGAGAG CTTAAGGGCCCAGTACGGCACGGAGACGCTCTTCAACGCCGTGCACGGCAGCGACGACAGTGACCGGGCCAGCAGGGAGCTGGCCTTCTTCTTCCCCAACTTCAGGACCGGCTCCGCCCTGGGCCAGGCCGGGGCGGAGGAGGACCCCGCCGAACGGACACTGGCTATCATTCGTCCCGAGGCGGCCAGAGAGCACAGAG AAGAGATCCTCTTTCGCATCCAGGAGGCGGGCTTCGCCATCGCCCTGCAGAAGGAGGTGGTGCTGACGGAGGAGCAGGTCAGGCAGTTCTACAGCCAGCACACGGAGGAGGACTACTTCCCCGCACTCCTCCAAAACATGACCAG CGGGCCCGTGCTGGCCCTCGCATTGGTCCGGACGGGAGCCGTCGAGCGCTGGAGGGACATGCTGGGGCCCAAAAATGTCACCAGGGccaaggaggaggagcctgAAAG CCTGCGGGCGAGGTTCGCCCCGGAGGACGACCCCGTCAACCAGCTCCACGGCAGCGGAAGCCCGGAGGAGGCGGAGCGGGAACTCGGGTTCTTCTTCCCCCGCGAGCACACGCTGGCCGTCATCAAGCCCGACGCCCTGGAGGAGCACAGAG AGGAGATCCTGCGGCGCGTCCGCGAGGCCGGCTTCGCCGTCACCCGCGCCAAGGAGACCGTCCTGTCCCGGGAGATGGCCGAGGAGTTCTACCGGGAGCACCGGGACAAGCCCTTCTTCGGCCAGCTGGTGGAGTTCATGTCccg GGGCCCCTGCCTGCTGATGGCCCTCGCCAAGGAGAACGCCGTGGAGGAGTGGAGAGCCATGATGGGCCCCGCCGACCCCGCCCGGGCGAAGGAGGAGGCCCCGGACTCCCTGAGGGCCCGCTTCGCCGCCGACGTCCTGCGGAACGCCGTCCACGGCTCCTCCAGCCGGGAGCACGCCAGTGCGAAGATCCGCTTCGTCTTCGGGGACATCCAATCAG ACCAGGGACCCGAGCTGGGCAGGGAGGACCGTGCGGAGGAGGCTAAAATTAACG gactggagtcagACATCCCCCCTGGTGACCCCAGTGTCACAGAGCCCCCCGAGCCCGCCCCGGGGGAGAGCCGCgaagcaggaagtgaggagGAACAATCACAGCCCGGCGGCCAAAGCGCCCAAGAAG aggcagaggcagcaCCGGACCCGGgcgctgaaacaggaagtggaaatggCCCACAGGAGGACGCCCTGAGCGCTGAGCACAGCGAGAACCCCCAAAATTCACACAAGGGGGACCCCGGAGGCCCGCCAGGTGAAGGGCACCACAACACCCACAGCCCAGCAGGGGAAG AAACGCCTCCGCCTTGA